One part of the Terriglobales bacterium genome encodes these proteins:
- a CDS encoding acetyl-CoA C-acetyltransferase, translating to MTDIFILSAVRTPIGKFGGSLASLSAADMGEVAARAALERAGVSADQVEETIFGNGRQAGGGPNVARQISIRSGVPETVPAYTVNMACASGMKSLTLAYDGIASGDRECVLAGGTESMSRLPYYLEARWGLRMGNQELVDGMYRDGFFCPMAKMVMGETAEVLADENKIGREEQDQFALASQQKAENAIKAGRFKDEIVEVILEMKKGKSVFGVDEHPFPGASMEKLAKLGPVFSKTGTITAGNSSGITDGAAAMVLASGEFVKRNGLKPLARIVGYASAGVNPRTMGIGPVPAMQKLEKKIGLGVKDFDLVELNEAFAAQVLACDRDLHFDRDRLNVNGGAIALGHPIGCTGTRITVTLLHEMLKRNSKRGVATLCVSGGMGMALAIENAT from the coding sequence GTGACAGACATTTTCATTCTTTCCGCTGTGCGAACGCCAATCGGCAAGTTCGGTGGATCGCTCGCATCTCTTTCCGCAGCCGATATGGGCGAGGTAGCCGCACGCGCCGCGCTCGAACGCGCCGGGGTTTCGGCCGATCAGGTTGAAGAAACGATTTTCGGCAACGGACGACAGGCAGGCGGTGGTCCGAATGTGGCGCGGCAGATTTCCATTCGCAGCGGCGTTCCGGAAACTGTCCCAGCCTACACGGTGAACATGGCATGCGCGTCAGGCATGAAAAGCTTGACGCTTGCGTATGACGGAATCGCAAGCGGCGACCGGGAGTGTGTGCTCGCCGGGGGAACGGAATCGATGTCGCGACTTCCCTACTACCTTGAGGCGCGTTGGGGATTGCGCATGGGGAACCAGGAACTCGTGGATGGTATGTATCGCGACGGGTTCTTCTGTCCGATGGCAAAAATGGTGATGGGTGAAACCGCCGAAGTGCTGGCGGATGAGAACAAGATAGGGCGGGAGGAGCAGGATCAGTTTGCGCTCGCTTCGCAACAGAAGGCGGAGAACGCGATCAAGGCAGGAAGGTTCAAGGATGAAATTGTTGAAGTAATCCTTGAGATGAAGAAGGGTAAGTCTGTGTTCGGAGTGGACGAACATCCCTTCCCTGGTGCGAGCATGGAAAAGCTGGCGAAGCTTGGCCCCGTGTTCTCAAAGACGGGGACCATCACGGCGGGCAATTCATCCGGCATCACGGATGGCGCAGCCGCGATGGTGCTGGCGAGCGGCGAATTCGTAAAACGAAACGGCTTGAAACCACTGGCACGGATCGTGGGGTATGCGTCGGCGGGAGTGAATCCAAGGACGATGGGAATTGGTCCGGTTCCCGCCATGCAGAAACTCGAGAAGAAGATTGGGCTTGGGGTGAAGGATTTCGACTTGGTTGAACTGAACGAAGCCTTTGCCGCGCAGGTCCTGGCTTGCGACCGGGACCTGCATTTTGATCGTGACCGCTTGAACGTAAACGGCGGCGCGATTGCACTCGGGCATCCGATTGGATGCACCGGAACGCGCATCACCGTAACGCTTCTCCATGAAATGTTAAAGCGGAACTCGAAGCGAGGCGTGGCGACGTTGTGCGTCAGCGGAGGAATGGGGATGGCGCTGGCGATCGAGAACGCGACGTAA